In uncultured Methanobacterium sp., a genomic segment contains:
- a CDS encoding Coenzyme F420 hydrogenase/dehydrogenase, beta subunit C-terminal domain — translation MEPQFLLAKAKDEKIAKKGECGGAVSALFKYLLDQELVDGVLTLTRGDDIYDGIPTLLENSDDIIETCGSLHCAPTMFGDLISKQLTDMRLAVSAKPCDSMAIKELEKRHQINSDTIYKVGLNCGGTVMPITARKMIEMFYDVDPKDVVAEEIDKGKFIVELSDGTHKAVEIDELEEKGYGRRGNCQRCELKIPRNADLACGNWGAEPGWTFIEVVTEKGRDLVKNARKNGYIEVKTPSEKAIAIREKIEGVMIKLARKFQDKYLEENYPAPRNWDDYWNRCIKCYACRDVCPLCFCKECDLEKDFYADENEITPDPLTFQGVRLSHMSFSCVNCGQCEDVCPMEIPLARIYHRMQKKYKDETGFIAGVSEELPPLYSPEKE, via the coding sequence ATGGAACCACAATTTTTACTTGCCAAAGCAAAAGACGAAAAAATAGCCAAAAAAGGGGAATGCGGAGGTGCTGTCAGCGCTTTATTTAAATATCTTTTAGATCAGGAACTGGTTGATGGAGTTTTAACCCTCACCAGGGGAGACGATATATACGATGGTATTCCCACTCTACTAGAAAATTCCGATGACATAATCGAAACCTGCGGATCCCTGCACTGTGCACCAACCATGTTCGGAGACCTGATAAGTAAACAGTTAACGGACATGCGACTGGCAGTCAGTGCGAAACCCTGCGATTCCATGGCCATAAAAGAACTGGAAAAAAGGCACCAGATAAACAGTGACACCATCTACAAGGTAGGGCTTAACTGTGGAGGTACAGTGATGCCCATAACTGCCCGGAAAATGATCGAAATGTTTTATGATGTGGATCCAAAAGATGTGGTGGCCGAAGAGATCGACAAGGGTAAATTCATTGTTGAACTATCTGACGGGACCCATAAAGCTGTGGAAATTGATGAACTAGAAGAAAAAGGGTACGGTAGGCGTGGAAACTGCCAGAGATGCGAATTAAAGATACCTCGAAATGCGGATCTGGCCTGTGGTAACTGGGGAGCAGAACCTGGGTGGACCTTCATTGAAGTTGTGACTGAAAAAGGCAGGGACCTGGTAAAAAATGCCCGGAAAAATGGATACATAGAGGTTAAAACCCCATCTGAAAAGGCAATTGCCATAAGAGAAAAGATTGAGGGAGTGATGATAAAGTTAGCCCGTAAATTCCAGGATAAATATCTGGAAGAAAATTATCCTGCCCCTCGTAACTGGGATGACTACTGGAACCGGTGCATAAAGTGCTATGCCTGTCGGGATGTGTGTCCACTGTGTTTCTGTAAAGAATGCGACCTTGAAAAAGATTTCTATGCTGATGAAAATGAAATAACACCAGATCCCCTTACTTTCCAGGGAGTTAGATTGTCCCATATGAGTTTCAGCTGTGTAAACTGTGGACAGTGCGAGGATGTGTGTCCAATGGAGATTCCACTGGCTCGAATCTACCACAGAATGCAGAAAAAATACAAAGATGAAACCGGATTCATAGCTGGTGTGAGTGAAGAATTACCACCATTGTACAGTCCTGAAAAGGAATAA
- a CDS encoding molybdopterin-dependent oxidoreductase: MLKIAHTICPSCSVGCGVNLIIKNQEAVGTYPYKRHPVNQGKNCKKGRDSFHILNENRLKNPLIKKTSLEQVSWDDALDAASLKMKSYSPIEIGIIASGNCTNQEYEILKKFAESMGVENIGYNAGTFPSFDFKTATLDDVENASTILIIGDVLKENPLLGRRVILAHENGATTISVDLFEKTLTGINSDEYIQVGSMSEFSEISKQVLPKLNESSTVLIENLKTSTEFENILKVFEGSDAKILPVLDDCNSKGAMNHLPALNKDELKEILEKVKLLYVVGDDPASYNIESMKNLDFIITESCLVTETALMSDVVLPGSCWAEKSGSFTNTTGETQKILKIVEAPVDARDDVNIMIELAEKIGLEL; encoded by the coding sequence ATGTTGAAAATCGCACATACCATCTGCCCATCCTGCAGTGTAGGATGCGGTGTGAACCTTATAATCAAAAACCAGGAAGCAGTGGGAACCTACCCCTACAAAAGACATCCTGTAAACCAGGGAAAAAACTGTAAAAAAGGAAGAGATTCCTTCCACATATTGAATGAAAACCGTTTAAAAAATCCATTGATAAAAAAAACCAGTTTGGAACAGGTAAGCTGGGACGATGCCCTTGATGCTGCCAGTTTGAAGATGAAATCTTATTCTCCCATTGAAATTGGAATTATTGCCTCTGGAAACTGCACCAACCAGGAATATGAAATCTTGAAAAAATTCGCTGAATCAATGGGTGTTGAAAACATTGGCTACAATGCAGGAACATTTCCATCATTTGATTTTAAAACAGCCACCCTAGACGACGTTGAAAACGCAAGTACTATCCTAATAATAGGGGATGTTTTAAAAGAAAACCCGTTATTAGGCCGTAGAGTTATTTTAGCACACGAAAATGGTGCCACAACAATATCTGTGGATTTATTCGAAAAAACACTCACCGGAATAAATTCAGATGAATACATACAAGTAGGATCAATGTCTGAATTTTCAGAAATTAGTAAACAAGTCCTTCCCAAACTCAATGAATCATCCACAGTCCTGATTGAGAATTTAAAAACCAGTACAGAATTTGAAAATATTCTTAAAGTCTTCGAGGGATCTGATGCCAAAATATTACCAGTACTGGATGATTGCAACAGTAAAGGTGCTATGAACCATCTACCTGCATTGAATAAAGATGAGTTGAAGGAGATTCTGGAAAAGGTAAAACTTTTGTACGTGGTAGGTGATGACCCTGCATCTTACAATATAGAATCAATGAAAAACTTGGATTTCATAATTACAGAAAGCTGTTTAGTTACTGAAACTGCTTTAATGTCTGATGTGGTCTTACCTGGATCCTGCTGGGCTGAAAAGTCAGGATCATTCACCAACACCACCGGCGAAACTCAAAAAATCTTAAAAATAGTTGAAGCACCCGTAGATGCCAGGGATGATGTGAACATTATGATTGAACTGGCTGAAAAAATAGGACTGGAGTTGTAA
- a CDS encoding pilus assembly protein, whose protein sequence is MITSNTNLNVCVNKIKMIRPGNNPRSCDLNLNVDWTIEYNRTDEGNMGYVCTLDAMGEMPLKFAVQGFLECETQIEDLEKRSDELSPLILDKCMNTMVNIVNATNNSIITINTIPEVYLNCVSSEFKN, encoded by the coding sequence ATGATAACAAGTAATACAAACTTGAATGTTTGTGTAAATAAAATCAAGATGATCAGGCCCGGTAACAATCCAAGAAGCTGTGATCTAAACCTAAATGTCGATTGGACTATTGAATATAATAGAACAGATGAAGGGAACATGGGATACGTTTGTACATTAGATGCAATGGGTGAAATGCCACTCAAATTTGCAGTACAGGGTTTTTTAGAATGTGAAACCCAAATAGAAGATTTAGAAAAACGTTCAGATGAACTTTCACCACTCATTCTGGATAAGTGTATGAACACCATGGTAAATATTGTAAACGCCACCAACAACAGCATAATCACCATTAACACTATCCCTGAAGTTTATTTAAACTGTGTTTCCAGTGAGTTCAAAAACTAG
- the mcrD gene encoding methyl-coenzyme M reductase operon protein D → MDIESQVTDIEIFPHRLLGCETTEKLLIDLDGINAVNRIVLHGRRMSISETGEESRFITIKGEKIDLHVKTGRVLIEVKITEIEDPDQFHDNIREICARHLPFGFNITEGTFIRKQKTVTDRIKYGASLEHLPDEMIGLTDQNAPIHERATIIKK, encoded by the coding sequence ATGGATATTGAAAGTCAAGTAACAGATATTGAAATATTTCCCCACAGATTGTTGGGTTGTGAAACCACAGAAAAACTATTAATTGACTTGGATGGTATAAATGCGGTTAATAGGATAGTTCTGCATGGTAGAAGAATGTCAATTTCAGAAACTGGTGAAGAATCCAGGTTCATAACAATTAAGGGTGAAAAAATTGATTTGCATGTCAAAACTGGCCGAGTTTTAATTGAAGTTAAAATAACAGAAATAGAAGATCCTGACCAGTTCCATGATAATATAAGGGAAATATGTGCCAGGCATCTACCATTTGGATTTAACATAACGGAAGGAACTTTCATCCGTAAACAGAAAACAGTGACTGATAGAATTAAGTATGGTGCTAGTTTAGAACACTTGCCTGATGAAATGATAGGTTTAACTGATCAAAATGCCCCGATCCATGAAAGAGCTACAATTATCAAGAAATAG
- the hmd gene encoding 5,10-methenyltetrahydromethanopterin hydrogenase — protein sequence MKLAILGAGCYRTHAASGITNFSRACEVAEQVGKPEIAMTHSTIAMGAELKELAGIDEIVVSDPVFDNDFTVIDDFEYEAVIEAHKKDPEIIMPQIREKVNAVAKDLPKPPKGAIHFTHPEDLGFEVTTDDNEAVQDADWVMTWFPKGDMQMGIIKEFADNLKEGAILTHACTVPTTMFQKIFEDLSSDEMNIAPKVNVSSYHPGAVPEMKGQVYIAEGYASEDAICKLVDWGVAARGDAFKLPAELLGPVCDMCSALTAITYAGILSYRDSVMNILGAPAGFAQMMAKESLTQVTDLMNSVGIDHMEEKLDPGALLGTADSMNFGAAADVLPSVLEVLENRKGKGPTCNI from the coding sequence ATGAAACTTGCAATATTGGGGGCCGGTTGTTATAGAACCCACGCAGCCAGTGGGATAACCAACTTCAGCCGAGCCTGCGAAGTAGCAGAACAAGTAGGAAAACCAGAAATAGCCATGACTCATTCCACCATTGCCATGGGGGCAGAACTCAAGGAATTAGCAGGTATAGATGAAATAGTGGTATCAGATCCGGTATTTGACAATGACTTTACTGTCATTGATGATTTTGAATACGAAGCAGTTATTGAAGCTCATAAAAAAGACCCTGAAATCATAATGCCACAGATCAGGGAAAAGGTTAACGCAGTAGCTAAAGACCTTCCAAAGCCACCTAAAGGTGCTATTCATTTCACCCACCCTGAAGATCTGGGTTTTGAAGTCACCACTGATGATAATGAAGCAGTTCAGGATGCAGACTGGGTCATGACCTGGTTCCCTAAAGGGGATATGCAGATGGGGATCATCAAGGAATTCGCTGATAACCTCAAAGAAGGCGCTATCTTAACCCATGCCTGTACAGTACCTACTACAATGTTCCAGAAAATATTCGAAGACCTATCAAGCGATGAAATGAACATTGCACCAAAAGTCAATGTTTCATCGTATCACCCTGGAGCAGTACCTGAAATGAAAGGACAGGTGTACATTGCAGAAGGTTACGCCTCTGAAGATGCAATCTGTAAACTGGTTGATTGGGGTGTAGCAGCCCGTGGTGATGCTTTCAAACTCCCTGCAGAACTATTAGGTCCCGTATGTGACATGTGCTCAGCCCTCACTGCTATAACCTACGCTGGAATCTTGAGCTACCGTGACTCAGTAATGAACATACTCGGCGCTCCAGCAGGTTTCGCCCAGATGATGGCCAAAGAATCACTAACCCAGGTAACCGATCTGATGAACAGTGTGGGAATCGACCACATGGAAGAAAAACTGGACCCCGGAGCACTCCTGGGAACAGCAGACTCCATGAACTTCGGTGCTGCCGCAGATGTCTTACCTTCAGTCCTGGAAGTACTGGAAAACAGAAAGGGAAAGGGACCAACCTGTAACATATAA
- the hmdB gene encoding 5,10-methenyltetrahydromethanopterin hydrogenase cofactor biosynthesis protein HmdB, with amino-acid sequence MINKIIKRALNEEDLRKDEVLELFRTKSHENTLKIFEAASELRDSKNRSIKLTSTVHLTNLCKVTPKCKYCGFAAKTSSEGYYHSFTKTEDEILMAARSVERSGIPRVSCSGAHGYNGQHAVQAARIVKENTKLELLVNVGSDLNTEALKQLAEYQTDTVCCNLETINQKLFNHLKPGELLKDRLMACKMVNDMDIELSSGLLIGVGESYHDRVNHLFLLKEFPTLGEIPIMGFNPYRDTPMADHPPCSLIDQMKTIAITRLMFNDLRITVPTPTIGPENVKFSLLSGADNVATVIPDDYPLDVKGVGSPSCGNLKEVISTIKELGLNPEINEIPCPVKEVGITEI; translated from the coding sequence TTGATAAACAAAATTATCAAAAGGGCGTTAAATGAAGAAGATTTAAGAAAAGATGAAGTTCTGGAATTGTTCCGAACAAAATCTCATGAAAACACCCTTAAAATTTTTGAAGCTGCTTCGGAACTTCGAGATTCCAAAAACAGGAGTATTAAACTCACCTCAACTGTTCATTTAACCAATTTATGTAAAGTAACCCCAAAATGTAAATACTGTGGTTTTGCAGCTAAAACATCCTCTGAAGGATACTATCATTCTTTCACAAAAACAGAAGATGAAATTTTAATGGCAGCCAGATCCGTGGAAAGATCTGGAATTCCCAGGGTCAGCTGCTCCGGTGCCCATGGATACAACGGACAGCATGCTGTTCAGGCTGCTAGAATTGTAAAAGAAAACACCAAACTGGAGTTACTGGTGAATGTTGGTTCTGATCTAAATACTGAAGCCCTGAAACAACTTGCTGAGTACCAAACTGACACAGTGTGCTGTAACCTTGAAACAATAAACCAAAAACTGTTCAATCATCTAAAACCCGGTGAACTACTTAAAGACAGGTTAATGGCATGTAAAATGGTTAACGATATGGATATAGAACTATCCTCTGGTTTACTAATTGGAGTTGGCGAATCGTACCATGACCGTGTAAATCACCTGTTTTTACTTAAAGAATTTCCCACCCTGGGTGAAATACCAATTATGGGCTTTAATCCTTATCGAGACACTCCCATGGCTGATCATCCACCCTGTTCACTGATTGATCAGATGAAAACCATAGCTATAACCCGATTGATGTTCAATGATTTACGGATCACTGTTCCCACACCCACCATCGGCCCGGAAAATGTTAAATTTTCATTGTTATCAGGGGCGGATAATGTGGCAACTGTAATTCCAGATGACTATCCTCTGGATGTTAAGGGGGTTGGTTCTCCAAGTTGTGGAAACCTTAAAGAAGTTATTAGCACCATTAAAGAACTTGGACTTAACCCAGAAATTAATGAAATCCCATGCCCGGTTAAAGAAGTGGGAATCACTGAGATATAA
- a CDS encoding DUF3236 domain-containing protein — protein MDFEKTIKNAYAESVEGERFGDTEEELLSLQKHIRSCKRIVVPNRNTVKTKAINEVLTKFNLPSAEHLCIHTNSADLSRTPAITKALMALDTCDCDLVIARGRLGVPGSGSLLVIMDKKGRILSAATSPSHILHGKEVEDAVRDEITHALLRIGFMVVE, from the coding sequence ATGGACTTCGAGAAAACAATCAAAAATGCCTATGCAGAATCTGTTGAAGGGGAACGATTTGGTGATACAGAAGAGGAATTATTATCACTCCAAAAACACATCCGCTCCTGTAAGAGAATCGTGGTTCCCAACAGAAACACTGTGAAAACAAAGGCCATAAATGAAGTTTTAACCAAATTCAATTTACCCAGTGCTGAGCATTTGTGCATACATACCAATTCTGCAGATCTATCAAGAACTCCTGCCATTACCAAAGCTCTCATGGCCCTGGATACCTGTGATTGTGATTTGGTAATTGCCAGAGGACGCCTGGGAGTTCCGGGTTCTGGATCATTACTGGTGATAATGGATAAAAAAGGTAGAATATTATCTGCAGCCACATCACCCTCCCATATTCTACATGGTAAGGAAGTAGAAGATGCAGTCCGAGATGAAATAACCCATGCTCTTTTGAGAATTGGATTTATGGTGGTGGAATGA
- a CDS encoding SAM-dependent methyltransferase HcgC family protein — MIIKERGITEEVYTMYSGMKTGDIINQIGDVKCEATLNWVESLDVNIDRTVIVGAYITGMKLAERFKEFSKVTVIDIHPHLESLLGDGVHFTDDLTRISDADLVIDTTGLGGLSPESVREFVNSDVSLFLVEDPTSDGSDNSIMEKSNITERVELASSRHKGILKTGGLNTKTSGTMTMTIEILRNSLHDLLKSKGVLYGVAGMNFYEGVLFKEKDYLKFTKLMTEPAMIISALQPISPDDALEEYLQKIDSVVADVSI, encoded by the coding sequence ATGATCATCAAGGAAAGGGGAATCACTGAAGAAGTATACACCATGTATTCCGGAATGAAAACCGGAGATATCATAAACCAAATTGGTGATGTTAAATGTGAAGCCACCCTCAACTGGGTAGAATCACTGGATGTAAATATAGATAGGACAGTTATTGTAGGGGCTTATATTACCGGGATGAAACTGGCTGAACGATTTAAAGAGTTTTCAAAGGTCACAGTTATTGATATCCACCCCCACCTTGAATCTCTTCTGGGTGATGGGGTTCATTTTACAGATGATTTAACCCGAATCAGTGATGCAGACCTGGTGATTGACACCACCGGTCTGGGGGGATTGAGCCCAGAATCAGTCCGGGAATTTGTAAATTCCGATGTATCCTTGTTCTTGGTAGAAGATCCCACCTCTGATGGTAGCGATAACAGTATCATGGAAAAAAGCAACATAACAGAACGCGTAGAACTGGCCAGCTCCAGGCATAAGGGAATCCTTAAAACCGGTGGTTTGAATACAAAAACTTCTGGAACCATGACCATGACCATTGAAATCCTCAGAAATTCCCTTCATGATTTATTAAAAAGTAAGGGGGTTCTTTACGGGGTGGCTGGTATGAATTTTTATGAGGGTGTTCTTTTTAAAGAAAAAGACTACCTTAAATTCACAAAACTCATGACCGAACCTGCCATGATCATATCTGCTTTGCAACCCATCTCTCCAGATGATGCACTGGAAGAATACCTCCAAAAAATTGATTCTGTGGTGGCCGATGTTAGCATCTGA
- a CDS encoding Nif3-like dinuclear metal center hexameric protein, with amino-acid sequence MLASELFQYIEEEVPLKLALKDDPVGFIGPGHPEKIEVENALVVLDLIPGLVPETTDTDLLVCHHPPLFIPTIPTYIIHSNWDIVQGGACDALAESLQLEVTDILEPETGIGRICNAKRRGNSKKSSINTEYKLEEFIRNVSRSIPVDNINLVKGNKNTLKKVAIISGFGLNPHYIQLASEKGVDLLLSGDLTHPGSILARKLGINLVDATHQATEVPGLTRLCQLIGKIGIKTDYLDTGKPWEQINCQNMRV; translated from the coding sequence ATGTTAGCATCTGAACTTTTCCAATACATAGAGGAAGAAGTCCCTCTTAAATTAGCTTTAAAGGATGATCCAGTAGGATTCATTGGCCCGGGCCATCCGGAGAAAATCGAGGTGGAAAACGCATTAGTAGTTTTAGATCTTATTCCTGGCCTTGTTCCCGAGACAACAGACACAGATCTCTTAGTTTGTCACCATCCACCACTATTTATTCCAACCATTCCCACTTACATCATCCATTCCAACTGGGATATTGTCCAGGGCGGAGCTTGTGATGCCCTGGCTGAATCCCTCCAACTTGAAGTTACCGATATCCTGGAACCTGAAACAGGAATTGGTAGAATCTGTAATGCCAAAAGGAGGGGTAATTCCAAAAAAAGCAGCATTAATACAGAATATAAACTGGAAGAGTTCATAAGAAACGTTTCCAGGTCAATCCCAGTTGATAATATTAACCTGGTGAAAGGAAACAAAAACACCTTAAAAAAAGTAGCTATAATATCGGGATTTGGTTTGAATCCTCATTATATTCAATTGGCCAGTGAAAAAGGTGTTGATCTATTATTATCTGGTGATTTAACCCATCCTGGAAGTATTCTTGCCAGAAAACTTGGGATCAACCTGGTTGATGCTACCCATCAGGCAACAGAAGTTCCGGGTTTAACTCGGCTCTGTCAGTTAATTGGTAAAATAGGAATTAAAACAGATTATCTGGACACGGGGAAGCCATGGGAACAGATCAATTGTCAGAATATGAGGGTTTAA
- a CDS encoding UPF0254 family protein — MTITVATAECFTHGIIAREIHAAIQGYQGEFGPKSLNLQWLKDRRGEVILLCGMFIPTLSAVKSVLKVDPPQPRKLINGIKVYQEEDDLEVAVLMARAVKEITGADIGVGTTAGIGLGGIAIATDELIVKTTSDVYADLCSSDSNQLLARQKSGIKKTFMLLESVLKHYEVEKNF; from the coding sequence ATGACAATCACAGTTGCCACTGCCGAATGCTTCACCCATGGAATCATTGCCCGGGAAATACATGCAGCTATACAGGGGTATCAGGGTGAATTCGGCCCCAAATCTCTTAACCTGCAGTGGTTGAAAGATCGCCGTGGCGAAGTGATCCTCCTTTGTGGGATGTTCATCCCCACATTATCTGCAGTTAAATCGGTTTTAAAGGTTGATCCTCCCCAACCACGAAAACTGATCAATGGTATAAAAGTTTACCAGGAGGAAGATGACCTGGAAGTGGCGGTACTGATGGCCAGAGCAGTTAAAGAAATAACTGGGGCCGATATTGGGGTAGGAACTACAGCAGGGATTGGTCTAGGGGGTATTGCCATTGCAACTGATGAATTAATAGTTAAAACGACTTCAGATGTATATGCTGATCTTTGTTCTTCTGATTCCAATCAACTCCTTGCAAGGCAGAAATCAGGAATAAAAAAAACATTTATGCTTTTGGAAAGTGTCCTGAAACATTATGAAGTAGAAAAAAATTTTTAA
- a CDS encoding ATP-binding cassette domain-containing protein — protein MTRTIIQTENMCFTYPDGTSALHNINIEIKEGERVAIVGSNGAGKSTLFAHFNGINQPTSGLIKIDGNPAVYEKKELLQIRQKVGIVFQNPDDQLFAPTVIEDVAFGPMNLGLSEEEVDERVEEALEMVGMNGLEKKAPHHLSGGQKKRVAIAGILAMRPEIMVLDEPTTGLDPKGVEQIMEILYKLSHEDMSIIIASHDVEMVTQFADKIFVLHEGQIIGKGTPEEIFNNYETLKRAHLRPPKSAELLHMLKSNGVSCDVKLTVEEAYHEILHTIGAESFHNLLHLIKNQLHHRLLHELGEENYHKMLHILEEEQINHQNSITHQKSNNHK, from the coding sequence ATGACCAGAACAATTATTCAAACAGAAAACATGTGTTTCACCTATCCTGATGGCACCTCTGCCCTTCACAACATAAATATTGAAATTAAAGAAGGTGAAAGAGTAGCCATAGTCGGTTCCAACGGTGCGGGTAAATCCACCCTGTTTGCACACTTCAACGGTATAAATCAACCCACTTCTGGATTGATAAAAATTGATGGAAACCCAGCAGTTTACGAAAAAAAAGAACTGCTCCAGATCAGGCAGAAAGTAGGTATTGTTTTCCAGAATCCTGATGATCAGCTGTTTGCACCCACAGTAATAGAAGATGTGGCTTTTGGTCCCATGAACCTGGGACTTTCCGAGGAAGAAGTGGATGAAAGAGTGGAAGAAGCCCTTGAAATGGTGGGAATGAATGGCTTGGAAAAAAAAGCACCACACCACCTCAGTGGGGGTCAAAAGAAAAGAGTGGCTATTGCCGGTATCCTAGCCATGCGCCCTGAGATTATGGTACTCGATGAACCTACCACTGGACTGGATCCCAAGGGTGTAGAACAGATCATGGAGATACTCTACAAATTAAGCCATGAAGATATGAGTATAATCATTGCCTCCCACGATGTGGAGATGGTCACCCAGTTTGCAGACAAAATCTTCGTACTGCATGAGGGGCAGATAATAGGTAAGGGAACTCCCGAGGAAATATTCAACAACTACGAAACCCTTAAAAGAGCACATTTAAGGCCTCCAAAATCTGCAGAACTTCTGCACATGCTTAAAAGTAATGGGGTGTCCTGTGATGTTAAATTAACAGTTGAAGAAGCATATCACGAAATATTACATACCATTGGTGCAGAATCTTTCCATAATCTACTGCATCTAATTAAAAATCAACTTCATCACCGTCTTTTGCATGAATTAGGTGAGGAAAACTATCACAAAATGTTACACATTCTGGAAGAAGAACAGATAAATCATCAAAACTCCATTACTCATCAAAAATCCAATAATCATAAATAA
- the cbiQ gene encoding cobalt ECF transporter T component CbiQ: MNGVGSVRELEKETDKDSPLHSMDGRVKLILLIFIIVYAVFSTQIMVMLFLEIYLLILIYISNVSFKTSLTRILLLLPFGGFIILFQPFIHPGNVIWSGAFGIHITDGGLMWAALLMSRLIVALTSIVLLSSISPMQEVVESFRKLGMPREFAMILSLMIRFLFMFYDELHRITHAQKARCFDAFNKKLSYKWRMKQLGYTVAMMFLRAYEQGETIYLSMASRGFSDKSKLYHDRKKKIGSGDYAFIACTLGLVACLQILAMFFFYQWGFLGMNIV; the protein is encoded by the coding sequence ATGAATGGAGTAGGCTCAGTAAGAGAGCTTGAAAAAGAAACAGATAAAGATAGTCCCCTTCATTCCATGGACGGAAGAGTTAAGTTAATCTTATTGATATTCATCATTGTTTATGCAGTATTTTCCACTCAAATAATGGTCATGTTATTCCTGGAAATTTACCTTTTAATATTGATTTACATTTCCAATGTTTCATTCAAAACTTCTCTAACCCGAATTCTATTACTCCTACCATTCGGGGGGTTTATTATCCTATTCCAACCATTCATACACCCCGGTAATGTGATCTGGTCCGGAGCCTTTGGAATACATATAACAGATGGAGGCCTGATGTGGGCAGCACTCTTAATGTCCCGGCTTATAGTAGCCCTCACATCCATTGTGCTTTTAAGCTCCATAAGCCCCATGCAGGAAGTTGTGGAATCCTTCCGGAAACTGGGTATGCCCAGGGAATTTGCCATGATATTAAGTCTCATGATCCGATTCCTGTTTATGTTCTACGATGAACTGCACCGGATTACCCACGCTCAGAAAGCCAGATGCTTTGATGCATTCAATAAAAAACTTTCATATAAATGGAGAATGAAACAACTGGGTTATACTGTGGCCATGATGTTTCTTCGGGCCTATGAACAGGGAGAAACAATTTATCTGAGTATGGCCAGCAGGGGATTCTCGGATAAATCAAAACTATACCATGACCGGAAGAAGAAAATCGGATCAGGGGATTACGCCTTTATTGCCTGCACTTTGGGACTGGTAGCCTGTTTACAGATTTTAGCCATGTTCTTCTTTTACCAGTGGGGATTTTTAGGGATGAACATTGTCTAG
- a CDS encoding PDGLE domain-containing protein, whose protein sequence is MSTKDKYFVVGGLIVCLVIAFMSPFIASPDPDGLEKSAENVGVGETEPAIQAPFPDYSIEGWDKVGEIAALAIGIIVTLIIAYLVALLLRRRNPPETSP, encoded by the coding sequence ATGAGTACCAAAGATAAATACTTCGTAGTTGGAGGGTTAATTGTTTGTCTGGTAATCGCGTTTATGTCACCATTCATCGCTTCACCAGATCCTGATGGTTTGGAAAAATCAGCAGAAAACGTTGGTGTTGGTGAAACAGAACCTGCTATCCAAGCACCTTTCCCAGATTATTCCATAGAGGGTTGGGATAAAGTTGGTGAAATAGCAGCTCTGGCTATAGGTATCATTGTAACGCTGATAATAGCTTACCTAGTAGCACTTCTACTGCGAAGAAGAAACCCACCAGAAACATCCCCATAA